The Streptomyces kanamyceticus DNA segment ACGTAAATCACGATGAATTCGGGGGAATTCTCATGGCACGCTTCAACACCAAGTCCGTCAAGGCGCTCATCGCCTCTCCCGTGAAGTCGACGGGCCGCACCACGCACACGTATGAGGGCGGCACCGGACATCTGCGCGAGGCGCGCTCCGAACTCTTCCTGCTCGCGGTCGCCAACTTCGTGTCCCAGCAGACCTTTTACGAGACCGGTGACCGCCGCGATGACCGCTTCGTCACGCTCGTGCGCCGCCTCGCCGTCCAGGACCCGGCGTGGACCGCGGGCCTGCTCGGCTGGCTGCGCGGCGACGGCAACATGCGCACGGCCTCCCTCGTCGGCGCCGCCGAGTACGTCAAGGCACGCCTCGACGCGCACGCCACGGCAGGGCCCACGGGCCGTCAGGTCGTCGCCTCCGTACTGCGCCGCCCCGACGAGCCCGGCGAGTTCCTCGGCTACTGGACGTCGACGTACGGCCGGAACATCCCCAAGCCCGTCAAGCGCGGCGTCGCCGACGCGGTGCGCCGCCTCTACGGCGAGAAGTCGCTCCTGAAGTACGACACCGCGTCCAAGGGCTACCGCTTCGGCGACATCCTCAACCTGGTGCACGCGGCCCCCGACCCGGACAAGCCGTGGCAGGGCCCCCTCTTCCGGTACGCCCTGGACCGGCGCCACCACCCGGAGACGGCCGTGCCGCCCGAGGGCGCGCGCGTGCTCGCCGCGCACCGGGAGCTGATGGCGCTGCCCGTCGACGCGCGGCGCGCGGTGGTCACCGGGCCCGGTGGCGCCGAGCGGCTCGCCGCCGCGGGCATCACCTGGGAGGCCCTCGCGGGCTGGCTGCAAGGGCCGATGGACAAGGCGGCCTGGGAAGCCGTGATCCCGTCGATGGGCGCCATGGCGCTGGTCCGCAACCTGCGCAACTTCGACGAGGCGGGCGTCTCGGACGAGGTCGCCGCGAGTGTCGCGGAGCGGCTCGCGGACCCCGAAGCCGTCGCGCGGTCGCGGCAGTTCCCCTTCCGCTACCTCGCCGCGTACCGGCACGCGCCGTCGCTGCGCTGGTCGTACCCGCTGGAGCGGGCGCTCGGCCACTCGCTGACGAACGTCCCTTCGCTGCCGGGGCGCACGCTGATCCTGGTCGACCGCTCGGGCTCGATGTGGGCGCCGCTCTCGAACCGCTCGCAGCTCAACCGGGCCGACGCGGCGGCGGTCTTCGGCACGGCCGTCGCACTGCGGGCGGCCAACGCGGACCTGGTCCAGTTCGGCACCACCAGCGACCGGGTGAAGTACCGCGCGGGGGAGTCCGTCCTGAAGGTCCTCGGCCGCTTCGGCGACCTCGGCGGCACCGACACCACCGCGACGGTGCGCCGCTTCTACAAGAAGCACGACCGGGTCCTGATCGTCACCGACGAGCAGGCGGCGTACAACCACCACGGCGACCCGACCGAGCAGGTGCCGAAGGACGTGCCCGTCTACACCTGGAACCTGGCGGGTCACCGCGCGGGCCACGGCGCGTCCGGCACGGGCAACCGCCATGTCTTCGGCGGCCTTTCGGACGCGGCGTTCCGCATGGTGCAGCTGCTCGAGGCGGGGCGCGATGCCGACTGGCCGTGGCGGGACGCGGCCTGAGGCAGGGCCCTCGGGTGCTCTTGTCCCTCCCGGAGCCGGGGATCTAACGTCACGATCCCCGACTCCGGGAGGCTCCCGTGTCCGCACCCCTCGACACCTACCAGCGCTATCCGCTCCTCTTCGGGCCCTCGCCCGTGCACCCCCTGGAGCGGCTCACCCACCACCTCGGCGGCGCCACGCTCTGGGCCAAGCGGGAGGACTGCAACTCCGGCATCGCGTACGGCGGGAACAAGACCAGGAAGCTGGAGTACCTGGTCGCCGACGCCCTCGCGCAGGGCTGCGACACGCTCGTGTCGATCGGCGGCGTCCAGTCCAACCACACCCGCCAGGTCGCCGCGGTGGCGGCCCGCGCCGGGCTCAAGTGCGTGCTGATCCAGGAGAGCTGGGTCGACTGGCCCGACTCCGGCTACGACAAGGTCGGCAACATCCAGCTCAGCAGGCTCGCGGGCGCCGACGTGCGCCTGGTGCGGGCCGGGTTCGGCATCGGCGTCAAGGAGAGCTGGGAGCGGGCGGTGCGCGAGGTCGAGGAGGCGGGCGGCAGGCCGTACGCGATACCGGCGGGCTGCTCCGAACACCGGCTCGGCGGCCTCGGCTTCGCGCAGTGGGCGTACGAACTCGTCGAGCAGGAAAGGGACCTGGGGGTCTTCTTCGACACCGTCGTGGTCTGCTCGGTCACCGGATCCACGCAGGCAGGCATGGTCGCGGGCTGCGCCGCGCTCGCCGAGGAGGGGAACAGGCCGCGGCGGATCCTCGGCATCGACGCCTCCGCCGAGCCGGACCGCACCCGCGAGCAGATCACCAGGATCGCCCGCTCCACGGCGGACCTCATCGGCGTGTCCCGGGACGTGGCGGCGGACGTCGAGCTGGACGAGCGCTATCACGCGGGCACCTACGGCCTCCCCGACGAGGCGACCCTCGACGCGATGCGCCTGGCCGCGCGGACGGAGGGCATGGTGACCGATCCGGTCTACGAGGGGAAGTCGATGGCGGGCCTCGTCGACCTGGTGGCCAGGGGTGAGATCCCGCGCGATGCGACCGTGCTCTACGCCCATCTCGGCGGGCAGCCCGCCCTCAACGCCTACAGCTCGCTGTTCTGAACGTACGGAGCGTGAGCGGCGAAGCGCGGAGCGTTATCCATGTAGCCCGTTCGGGTCGTGTCCGGGGCCGGCGGGCAGTGTGCTGCGGCTGCGTTTTGTGTGTCTGTTCCATACCGATGTGAGGGCGGTGTGAGCTCGAAGCATGGTGCGCCGGGTCTCCGGGGGCGCATACTGCGAACATGACGAGGCCCCCCGGCTCGCGCCGCCACCTGCCGAACAGTCCCTTCAACGTGCCCGCTCCGCCCGCACCACCCGTAGAGCAGTTCGCCGTGGGCGACCGGGTCTCCCACGACCAGTACGGACTCGGGAGGATCGTCGGCGTCGAGGGAGAGGACGCGGTGGTCATCGACTTCGCCGGACGCCAGGGACGTTTCCTGAGCCCCTACCCGAAGCTGGCCAAGCTCTGAGTCCGACCCTGTGCCTGTGACCTGACACACATGAGGGCGGCGGACCGCGCATGCGGTCCGCCGCCCCTCATGTGTCGCTCCAGGACCTTTACAGCGCCTGCGCCGAGGGCTTCACCATGCCGCGCACCGTGCGGGACTTCACGAACTGTCCCATCGCGGTCATCTCCCACTCGCCGGTGAACTGCTTGATCAGCTTCGCCATCATCACGCCGGTCTGCGCCTCTGCGTTGGTCAGGTCGAAGCGGACCAGCTCCTCGCCGGTCGCCGCGTCGATCAGACGGCAGTACGCCTTGGCGACCTCGGTGAACTTCTGTCCCGAGAACGAGTTCACCGTGAAGACCAGGCCCGTGACCTCCTGGGGGATCCGGCCGAGGTCGACGACGATCACCTCGTCGTCACCGCCGCCCTCGCCCGTGAGGTTGTCGCCGGAGTGCTTGATCGCGCCGTTCACGATCGAGAGCTTGCCGAAGTAGCAGCTGTCGATGTGGTTGCGGTTCGGGCCGTACGCGATGACGGAGGCGTCCAGGTCGATGTCCTTGCCGCGGAACGCGGGCTCCCAGCCGAGGCCCATCTTGACCTGCGAGAGCAGCGGGCGGCCGCCCTTGACCAGGGACACCGTCTGGTTCTTCTGGAGGCTGACCCGGCCCTTGTCCAGGTTGATCTTTCCGGCGCCGGGCGCGGGGGCGGCGGGCGGCGCGGCGGGCGCGGGCGGGGCGGCCAGGCGCGGGTCCGCGACGGGCGGCGGGGGGCCCTGCACGGGCTGGCCCACCGGGGGTGCCATCGGGGGCGCCGGAGCGGCGGGAGCGGCGGCGGGAGCGGCCGGGGCGGGCTCCTCCACCGAGACGCCGAAGTCCGTGGCGATCCCGGCGAGGCCGTTGGAGTACCCCTGGCCGACGGCGCGGGCCTTCCACGCGCCGTTGCGCAGGTAGATCTCGACGATCACCAGGGCCGTCTCGGCGCCGAGCTGCGGCGGGGTGAAGGTGGCGAGCACCGAGCCGTCGTCCGCGTTGCGAATGGTGGCCGTGGGCTCGACGCCCTGGAAGGTCTGGCCCGCCGCGTCCGGGCTCGCGGTCACGACGATCTTCTCGATGCCGGGCGGCACGGCGGCCGTGTCCACGGTGACCTTGTCGGGGGTCGTGCCGCCGCCGGACTGGTAGGTCACACCGGGGCCCGAGGGCTGGTTGAAGAAGATGAAGTCGTCGTCGGAGCGCACCTTGCCGTCGGCGGTGAGCAGCAGGCCCGATACGTCGAGCCGCACGGGGGCGGCGACGTCCACCGCCACGCGGGCGGCGGTCAGCGGGATGTTCGAGCCGGGGGTCATAGCTGTCATGCCGGGAGTAACGAGCGACCCCGCTTTGCCGTTCCCTTACCCGCGGCGGGATTTTCTCGGCTGCTCGCGGCGGGATTTCCTCAGCCCCGGTTGCGGGCGTGCGACCGTGCCGAGCGTTCGTTGCCGCGCTTGTAGTTGCCCGTCCAGCGGGCCATCACCAGCTGTGCGTCGCCGCCCTCGGCCTCGGCGATGAACTGCTCGGCGCGCGCCCCGCGCAGGGTCCCCGCGGCACGGGCGCCGTGGGTGATGACGACGCTTCCGTCGGAGCGCTGTTCGTAGGTGAATCCATGAGGTCTCGGCATGGCCGGGAGCGTACGTCCCGGCCATGGCGAGCGGTACCGGATTACGGCACCACGACGATCTTCCGCCCCGCCCCGGAGGCGAACCGGTCGAGCGCCTGCGGGTAGGAGTCGAGCGGCAGCCGGTCGCTGATGAAGACGTCCGGGTCGAGCACCCCTCCCGCGAACAGCTCGGCGGCCCGCTCGTAGCTGTGCAGTACCGCCATCGAGCCGGTGATGGTGATCTCCTGGTTGTAGATGCGGTACGGGTCGATGCTGACCCGCGTCGCGTAGTCCGAGACGCCGAACTGCAGGAACGTGCCCGCCTTGGCGACCCGGCCGAGACCGTCCTGGATCGCCGCGGCGTTGCCCGTCGCGTCGATCACCACGTCCCAGCCCTCGGGCCTGTCGAGTTCGTCGGGCCCGGCCGCGGAGGCGGAGACGCCGAGGTGCTTCGCCGTGGCGAGCCGCTCGGGGTTGAGGTCGACCACGTCGACGGAGGCGGCGCCGGTCCGCTTGGCCAGTTCCAGCATCATCAGGCCCATCGTGCCCGAGCCGTAGATCAGGACGTGTGCGCCGAGCCTGGCCTGGAGGACGTCGTAGCCGCGCACCGCGCAGGAGAGCGGTTCGATGAGGGCCGCGTCCTGGGTGCGTACGTGATCGGGCAGCCGGACGCAGTTGGCGGCGGGCGCCAGGGCGTACTGGGCGGCGCCGCCCGCGGTGGTCACCCCGATCGCGGCCCACCGCTCGCAGAGGTTGCCGCGCCCGGCCCGACAGTACCGACACTCGTGACAGTGCAGGGACGGGTCCACGGCGACGCGGTCGCCGATCGCGAGATCGCGCACGTCACGGCCGAGCGCGGCGACGGTGCCCGCGAACTCGTGCCCCGGCACCACGGGGAGGGTCGGGGCGAACTCGCCCTGGCGGATGTGCAGATCGGTGCCGCACAGGCCGCACGCGGCGACCTCCACGACGACATCGCGGGGTCCTGGCGTGGGGTCGGGCACCTCGCCGACGACGACTTTGCCCACCGACTCGACGATCGCGGCCTTCATTTCACAGCTCCCAACGACAGGCCCTGGACCAGCTTGTCCTGGGCGGCGAACCCCGCGGCGAGCACCGGCAGGGAGATCACGAGCGACGCGGCGCACACCTTCGCCAGGAACAGGCCCTGGCTGGTGATGAAGCCGGTCAGGAAGACGGGTGCGGTCTGGGCGACGACGCCGCTGAGCACCCGGGCGAAGAGCAGTTCGTTCCAGCTGAAGATGAAGCAGATCAGCGAGGTCGCGGCGATCCCGGGCAGCGCGATGGGGGCCACCACGCGCGCGAGGATGGTCGGCAGGCGCGCCCCGTCGATCTGCGCGGCCTCGATGATCGCCTTGGGCACCTCGGAGAGGAACGACTGCATCATCCACACCGCGATCGGCAGGTTCATCGAGGTGTAGAGGATGACGAGCAGCCAGATGTTGTCGAGCAGGCCGGTGTTCTTGGCGAAGAGGTAGAGGGGCAGCAGGCCCGCCACGACCGGCAGCATCTTCGTCGAGAGGAAGAAGAAGAGGACGTCCGTCCACTTCTTCACGGGCCTGATGGACAGGGCGTACGAGGCGGGCAGCGCGAGCACGAGCACGAACAGCGTCGAGACGACCGACGCCACCGCCGAGTTGATCAGCGAGGGCCAGGGGCTCGCGCCGCCGCCCGCCCCGAAGAAGTCGCGGTAGCCGTCCAGGGTGAGCGAGGCGGCGAGCGAGGGCGGGTTGGTGGCGGCGTCCTGCTCCGAGTGGAAGGACGTCAGGGCCATCCACGCGATGGGCAGGAAGAACAGGATCCCGGCGAGCCAGGCCACCAGACCGAGCGCCCGCCCCTTCACGGGGGACTTCGAGGGGGACTTCGCGGGGGACTTCAAGGAGGACGAGGAACTCAACGTGACACCTCCTCACGGAAGAGGGACGAGACGACCCGCAGGGCGAAGGTCGCGATGATGATCGAACCGATGACGACGAGGACGCCCGCCGCGGAGGCCAGGCCGTTCTCGTGGGCCTGGTAGAAGCTCTGGTAGACGGTGTAGGGCAGGTTGGCGGTGCCGAGGCCGCCCGAGGTGATCGTGAAGACGGCGTCGAAGTTCTGCACGATGTAGATCGAGCCGAGCAGCGCGCCCAGTTCGAGGTAGCGGCGCAGGTGCGGCAGCGTCAGATGGCGGAAGACCT contains these protein-coding regions:
- a CDS encoding TROVE domain-containing protein; translated protein: MARFNTKSVKALIASPVKSTGRTTHTYEGGTGHLREARSELFLLAVANFVSQQTFYETGDRRDDRFVTLVRRLAVQDPAWTAGLLGWLRGDGNMRTASLVGAAEYVKARLDAHATAGPTGRQVVASVLRRPDEPGEFLGYWTSTYGRNIPKPVKRGVADAVRRLYGEKSLLKYDTASKGYRFGDILNLVHAAPDPDKPWQGPLFRYALDRRHHPETAVPPEGARVLAAHRELMALPVDARRAVVTGPGGAERLAAAGITWEALAGWLQGPMDKAAWEAVIPSMGAMALVRNLRNFDEAGVSDEVAASVAERLADPEAVARSRQFPFRYLAAYRHAPSLRWSYPLERALGHSLTNVPSLPGRTLILVDRSGSMWAPLSNRSQLNRADAAAVFGTAVALRAANADLVQFGTTSDRVKYRAGESVLKVLGRFGDLGGTDTTATVRRFYKKHDRVLIVTDEQAAYNHHGDPTEQVPKDVPVYTWNLAGHRAGHGASGTGNRHVFGGLSDAAFRMVQLLEAGRDADWPWRDAA
- a CDS encoding 1-aminocyclopropane-1-carboxylate deaminase; the protein is MSAPLDTYQRYPLLFGPSPVHPLERLTHHLGGATLWAKREDCNSGIAYGGNKTRKLEYLVADALAQGCDTLVSIGGVQSNHTRQVAAVAARAGLKCVLIQESWVDWPDSGYDKVGNIQLSRLAGADVRLVRAGFGIGVKESWERAVREVEEAGGRPYAIPAGCSEHRLGGLGFAQWAYELVEQERDLGVFFDTVVVCSVTGSTQAGMVAGCAALAEEGNRPRRILGIDASAEPDRTREQITRIARSTADLIGVSRDVAADVELDERYHAGTYGLPDEATLDAMRLAARTEGMVTDPVYEGKSMAGLVDLVARGEIPRDATVLYAHLGGQPALNAYSSLF
- a CDS encoding CarD family transcriptional regulator, which gives rise to MTRPPGSRRHLPNSPFNVPAPPAPPVEQFAVGDRVSHDQYGLGRIVGVEGEDAVVIDFAGRQGRFLSPYPKLAKL
- a CDS encoding TerD family protein; this encodes MTPGSNIPLTAARVAVDVAAPVRLDVSGLLLTADGKVRSDDDFIFFNQPSGPGVTYQSGGGTTPDKVTVDTAAVPPGIEKIVVTASPDAAGQTFQGVEPTATIRNADDGSVLATFTPPQLGAETALVIVEIYLRNGAWKARAVGQGYSNGLAGIATDFGVSVEEPAPAAPAAAPAAPAPPMAPPVGQPVQGPPPPVADPRLAAPPAPAAPPAAPAPGAGKINLDKGRVSLQKNQTVSLVKGGRPLLSQVKMGLGWEPAFRGKDIDLDASVIAYGPNRNHIDSCYFGKLSIVNGAIKHSGDNLTGEGGGDDEVIVVDLGRIPQEVTGLVFTVNSFSGQKFTEVAKAYCRLIDAATGEELVRFDLTNAEAQTGVMMAKLIKQFTGEWEMTAMGQFVKSRTVRGMVKPSAQAL
- a CDS encoding zinc-dependent alcohol dehydrogenase family protein yields the protein MKAAIVESVGKVVVGEVPDPTPGPRDVVVEVAACGLCGTDLHIRQGEFAPTLPVVPGHEFAGTVAALGRDVRDLAIGDRVAVDPSLHCHECRYCRAGRGNLCERWAAIGVTTAGGAAQYALAPAANCVRLPDHVRTQDAALIEPLSCAVRGYDVLQARLGAHVLIYGSGTMGLMMLELAKRTGAASVDVVDLNPERLATAKHLGVSASAAGPDELDRPEGWDVVIDATGNAAAIQDGLGRVAKAGTFLQFGVSDYATRVSIDPYRIYNQEITITGSMAVLHSYERAAELFAGGVLDPDVFISDRLPLDSYPQALDRFASGAGRKIVVVP
- a CDS encoding carbohydrate ABC transporter permease, whose protein sequence is MKSPAKSPSKSPVKGRALGLVAWLAGILFFLPIAWMALTSFHSEQDAATNPPSLAASLTLDGYRDFFGAGGGASPWPSLINSAVASVVSTLFVLVLALPASYALSIRPVKKWTDVLFFFLSTKMLPVVAGLLPLYLFAKNTGLLDNIWLLVILYTSMNLPIAVWMMQSFLSEVPKAIIEAAQIDGARLPTILARVVAPIALPGIAATSLICFIFSWNELLFARVLSGVVAQTAPVFLTGFITSQGLFLAKVCAASLVISLPVLAAGFAAQDKLVQGLSLGAVK